The Cylindrospermum stagnale PCC 7417 genome segment GCGCTAACCAAGTCAAAGGCAATAGTCCCAGAAAAAGCCGAAATTCGGTGATTGCACCGACTGCAAGTCCCCCCTCGCGGCGGACTACCTGGACTGGTTGCCAAGGTGGAGTCAGCAGTTGCAAAATATCTGGTCTTTCGTGAAATTTCCAAACTACTTCTAGTGGCGCATCAATGACTGAAGAATGTTTAAAGTGCAGCATGGAAAGAAAACCCTAAAATTTATTCTTCATATTCGGTATCAATTTCAATATCTAGGGTATCTTCATCAACCCGCACATACAAAATATTTGGACGACAGCAAACTTGACAATCTTCTACATATTTTTGTTGTAGTCCCGCACTCAAATCAATAAAAGTTAAGCTTGGTTCGCCACAATAGGCGCAGTAATACTCAGCCGTATTTTGCATTTCTAGATATTATCCTCAATTTTATAACTTTGCGCCCCTTTGCGTTTAAAAAATTATAAATTTAACGCCTGTAGTTGCTTCTGACATGAATGGAAATAACTCTTAGCCTCAGCCAAATGCTTTAGTAGTGTAGACTGTGGTAAAGGCCCTTGCAAGTGACTCCAAGGTAAAACTTGCTCTGTTGACCATTCGGCGTGAACGTAGAAATCTAAGTCGGGTATTTGGCCTTTTAGTTGTTTGAAAGCGCGTTTGTAGCTACCCAAGGAGTCACCAAAGTCGCGGGTAAGTTCGAGAAGCTGGGAAAGCCTGCGATCGCCTCTCGACAACAAAGCCTGTATAATTGACCAATTATAGCTTTCTGGACGAAACTCTATCCCTTGGGGTTTTAGCTGTTTTTGTAACATCTGCAACCGCTTTTCTGCTTGACGATTTACCCCAAACCATTGAAAAGGCGTGTGTGCTTTCGGTACAAAGGTGCTGCATCCGAATGTTAACCGCAGTCCAGGTACAGATTTTTTAATACCGCGCATCATTGCGACAGTTGCATCTAAATCTTCTGGTTCCTCACCGGGAATTCCCGCCATCCCGTAGAGTTTCAGATTGGTTAATCCTCCAGCTTTGGCATTTACTGCCGCTTGGATGATTTCATCGTTATGTAACTTTTTATTGATGATTTGCCGCAATTTCTCGGAACCACTTTCTACGGCAATGGTAAGCGATCGCGTATCTCTTTGGGCTAAAGTCTTTGCTAGCTGCACCGTTACCGTATTTGTTCGCACCGAAGCAATACTCAAGCGGACATCATCATATTTTGGCTGACTGATATAATCTAGCAATTCTGTAAACTCTGGATGTTGGGTAACAGAAGCACCCAATAAACCCAGGCGATTTGTAACTTTTAACCCTCTCTCAATTGCGGGAATTAAAGAACCTTCCAAACTCGCAGTTCTAAAAGGCAAGGTTAAATAACTCGCTAGACAAAAGCGGCACATTTCCGGACAACTCCGCACCACTTCCACCATGTAGATATTTTCCCAAGCCGCCTTTTCTGTAACCACAGTTGAAGCTGAGAGAGTATTTCCTCGGTAAGTTTGCTTTTGCACTACTGCGGGAATTTCGGCAGAAATTGGGTTTATTGACTTTACCGCCCCATCTTTGGCAAGATATTCCACCGCATACAAACTAGGAACGTAAATTCCCGGTACTTGTGCCAATCTTTTTAATTGAAATTCTCTAGAAGCGCTTCTTACTTCCTTATACGCTTCAATGAAATCTCCCAGCAGGTTTTCCCCATCTCCTAACAAAATTACATCAAAAAACTCGGCAAAAGGTTCAGGGTTAGCGGTGAGAACAGGTCCACCGCCAAAAATTAGGGGATGACGTTCATTACGGAAATCTGCCCTAATGGGAATTGACAAAGATTCCAACAAATTTAAAATATTCACATAATCCAATTCCCAGGACATAGAAAAGCCAAGTATTTCTGGTTCTCTAGGGAGTTGTTCGTGAGTATCGGTAAACAAGCGACTTACCTGCACATCATCCCGCATAGCCAAAGTTGCCCACACCACCTGATAGCCAAGGCTAGTTATCCCGACGCTGTACTCATTGGGAAAGGCAAAAATCAGGGGGATAGCGTCGGTGTTAGGGGTAGCGGGGGTGAATAACAGGCGTTCGGAGTCAAACACAGATGATGTCACAAGCTTTTATGGGCGTTTTCTATATCTAATTTTAAGCCATAGAATTATAAAGTTAAAACCCAAGGTCACGCCGTTAGCCAGAATAATCGGCCAAGCACCAAGAATGATTCCGTAGATTAACCATAAAAAAAGACCACTCATGAAAGTTATCAGCATGAGGAAGGAAACATCTTTAGCTGATTTTGAACGCCAGATTTTCAACATCTGGGGTAAGAAAGAGATAGTCGTTAAAATCGCGGCAAATAATCCTAAAACCGTAATTAAATCCATATTTGATGATTTAAGTTTAAATAAGCCTTGGCGATTGGAAATCGCGGCTACACAAACAAAGTCCGCCTGCGCGGACTAAATGATTAAAAAGCATTGTAGATTTTGAAAGAATGAAATAGCTGCTATATTCTAATATAGCAACACTAGATAATTTATGAACAGTATTGAAACCAGCAAAGACATTAAATGCAATATTTATACAATAAAAATACTCCTAAAGGAATATTACTATGATTGCAGCCATATCCCAGCCAGTCAAATTTGCTGATTTTCTAGAATGGTATCCAGAAAATGGACGTTATGAATTAATTAATGGGTGTGTAGTTGAAATGCAACCAACGGGTAAGCATGAAGAAGTTACTGACTTTCTAGGAATATCAATAACTGTAGAAAGTCAAAGGTTAAAACTACCTTATAGTTTCCCTAGACACGCACTGGTGAAAGCACCTGATTGGGAAACGGCTTATCTTCCCGATTTGATAGTAGTAAATAAAAATAATCTCTCAAATGAACCACTTTGGGAAAAATATTCAACCATTACCAAAGGTGAATCAATTCAATTAATTGTCGAAGTAGTGAGTACAAATTGGCGTAATGATTACGGACACAAACTCACGGACTACGAAGCGTTAGGAATTTCTGAATATTGGATAGCTGATTATTTAGGTTTAGGTGGAAGGAGATATATTGGATTTCCCAAAGAACCAACTTTTACAGTTTATCAATTAGTTGACGGGGAATATCAATTTCAGCAATTTAGAGGAAATCAAAGAATTATTTCTCTTACTTTTCCTGAGTTAAATATCACTGCTGAACAAGTGTTTAAAGCAGGTGAATAGTAGATTATAGAAATTTTAATTTAACTTCATAAAATGTCAAATTTCTGCCCATGATATTGAAAAAATACAGGCTAAAATATTTATTTTACTTACAACTGTACTTGTGAATTACATGATGCTTTCAAGATGGGTTAACCATTTATTGAAATGCTGACACTGCTGACGTATTACATCCAAACCGATATCCATTGCAATCAGAGATCCATGATATGGTTTATCATATTGAGGGCAACATCTAATAATCCTTTTAGATGGGGCTGTTATCGGACTTTCATTAATATGTTCAGGTGAAGCAAATGAGTCACGCTCACTTTGTAGCTGATTTACTACGCTTTGATCAAACCATCCCAGAAAAGCTTGCGGATTGCTATACAGAAGTCCCTCAAACTCATGTACCAGTAGATTTGGAATAAAATTTTTGTGCCCAATATCTGCACCCATTTGCTGTTCAAGATATTCAACTTTATTAAATGGGTCATTCGTCTTTGGCACAGAATCTTTTCCGGGAAAGTCTTTTGGTAATGCATACAAATCAAACATCGTAGTGACGAATGCCGAATTATCCTTAAGGCATTGACGATTCAATTGAGGCTTGATTTTTTCATAGCTCACCACACCACCTTTAGCAGTTTGACTAGTTCTTACAAGGATTGGGTTGAGGTAGATATTTTGTCGCTGAAAATGCTCGTAAAGTAATTCTCTAACAAAAGTTTCTTCAGTCTGTCCTTCCACAAAAACGTTTACTCGAATCATCTTGAAGGTCTTCCTCCAAGGATGTTCTTTTTCCACAATTCTCCTAAGCTATAGTCTTCTAGCCACTCATGTAAATCATCTTCCTTCAATCTTCGGAGTAATGATTTACCATCTTTTCTGTCTACTACAATTACATCATCTGCGCTAAATTCATTCAGCAGTTCAACCGACTGAGTGGAAACAATAACTTGTTTTTCTATTGCAGCAGCACGCATTAATGATGCAAGAATAGTAATTGCATAAGGGTGAAGACCTAACTCAGGTTCATCAACTAAAATTGTTTCTGGTTGAAGAGAAGTAGGTTGTAAAAAAACGGTTGCCAAACATATAAAACGCAGCGTTCCATCAGAAAGAAGATGAGCTTTAAAGGGAATATCTTGACCTTGCTCAAACCATTCAAGTTCTATCATATCCTTATTTTGTGGGGAAGGTCGTAGATAGAAATCACTAAAGAAAGGTGCAACAAGTCGAATTGTTTTGACAATTCGTTGATAATATTCAGGATGATTTTGTTTTAATAAATACAAGAAAGCCGCAAGATTACGAGCATCTGAACGCAGGTAATTATTAACATTAATGCCATGTATTTGTTTTACATAAGCACTGTCGCTTGTATCGTGGAAATGATAAACTCGCCACTGTTGCATAGCAGGTAATACATATTCGTCAATTCTTGTCCCAGTACCTCGTGGAGCTTGAGTTTCAAAATGACCACTACCTATTTCCCACTCAGTATTATTCCATCCAAAAGATTCTTTAGAGAACATCAGACGGTTATCCTGAGTTGGTTCAAAAGTAGCGAAATAACTGTTGGTTCCGAAGTAAAGTTTAACTTCTAATTGTTCAGTTGTTTTCCTACCAAAATGCAAAATCGCATCGGGGCCACCCTGACGGCTGACAAAAACTTGCAGATTTCCCTCAAGCATCTGCTGAACCATGCGAAAAAAGCCGATGAAGTTAGATTTACCAGCGCCATTGCAGCCAATGAGTACGTTAAGTTGAGCAAGCTTAATGTCGCATTCAGCAATAGACTTAAAGCCCTTCAAAACAATTCTGGATAGTTGCTGTCTACTAATCAATCTCGGCATAGAA includes the following:
- a CDS encoding CPXCG motif-containing cysteine-rich protein; protein product: MQNTAEYYCAYCGEPSLTFIDLSAGLQQKYVEDCQVCCRPNILYVRVDEDTLDIEIDTEYEE
- a CDS encoding B12-binding domain-containing radical SAM protein, with amino-acid sequence MTSSVFDSERLLFTPATPNTDAIPLIFAFPNEYSVGITSLGYQVVWATLAMRDDVQVSRLFTDTHEQLPREPEILGFSMSWELDYVNILNLLESLSIPIRADFRNERHPLIFGGGPVLTANPEPFAEFFDVILLGDGENLLGDFIEAYKEVRSASREFQLKRLAQVPGIYVPSLYAVEYLAKDGAVKSINPISAEIPAVVQKQTYRGNTLSASTVVTEKAAWENIYMVEVVRSCPEMCRFCLASYLTLPFRTASLEGSLIPAIERGLKVTNRLGLLGASVTQHPEFTELLDYISQPKYDDVRLSIASVRTNTVTVQLAKTLAQRDTRSLTIAVESGSEKLRQIINKKLHNDEIIQAAVNAKAGGLTNLKLYGMAGIPGEEPEDLDATVAMMRGIKKSVPGLRLTFGCSTFVPKAHTPFQWFGVNRQAEKRLQMLQKQLKPQGIEFRPESYNWSIIQALLSRGDRRLSQLLELTRDFGDSLGSYKRAFKQLKGQIPDLDFYVHAEWSTEQVLPWSHLQGPLPQSTLLKHLAEAKSYFHSCQKQLQALNL
- a CDS encoding SemiSWEET transporter; this encodes MLTTISFLPQMLKIWRSKSAKDVSFLMLITFMSGLFLWLIYGIILGAWPIILANGVTLGFNFIILWLKIRYRKRP
- a CDS encoding Uma2 family endonuclease — translated: MIAAISQPVKFADFLEWYPENGRYELINGCVVEMQPTGKHEEVTDFLGISITVESQRLKLPYSFPRHALVKAPDWETAYLPDLIVVNKNNLSNEPLWEKYSTITKGESIQLIVEVVSTNWRNDYGHKLTDYEALGISEYWIADYLGLGGRRYIGFPKEPTFTVYQLVDGEYQFQQFRGNQRIISLTFPELNITAEQVFKAGE
- a CDS encoding DUF4276 family protein, coding for MEKEHPWRKTFKMIRVNVFVEGQTEETFVRELLYEHFQRQNIYLNPILVRTSQTAKGGVVSYEKIKPQLNRQCLKDNSAFVTTMFDLYALPKDFPGKDSVPKTNDPFNKVEYLEQQMGADIGHKNFIPNLLVHEFEGLLYSNPQAFLGWFDQSVVNQLQSERDSFASPEHINESPITAPSKRIIRCCPQYDKPYHGSLIAMDIGLDVIRQQCQHFNKWLTHLESIM
- a CDS encoding AAA family ATPase, whose protein sequence is MPRLISRQQLSRIVLKGFKSIAECDIKLAQLNVLIGCNGAGKSNFIGFFRMVQQMLEGNLQVFVSRQGGPDAILHFGRKTTEQLEVKLYFGTNSYFATFEPTQDNRLMFSKESFGWNNTEWEIGSGHFETQAPRGTGTRIDEYVLPAMQQWRVYHFHDTSDSAYVKQIHGINVNNYLRSDARNLAAFLYLLKQNHPEYYQRIVKTIRLVAPFFSDFYLRPSPQNKDMIELEWFEQGQDIPFKAHLLSDGTLRFICLATVFLQPTSLQPETILVDEPELGLHPYAITILASLMRAAAIEKQVIVSTQSVELLNEFSADDVIVVDRKDGKSLLRRLKEDDLHEWLEDYSLGELWKKNILGGRPSR